TGACACTGTTTTGGCCATGGGTTGGGAGCGGATGGATGAAGTTCCCACCGATGAGGGGAATCACTATATAGCCTCAGCAGCTGACAAAGACTGGGAAACTCCCCTGGGTCACATTTACACAGGTTACTATGCTGTCATGGCGCAAAAATACTGGCAGGTGTTTGGCAAGGAGGAAGAATCCTTCCGCAGGACTCTGGCTGAAATTGCTGTAAAAAATAAGGGCTATGCTCGCATGAATCCTCATGCCCAAAGCCCCATGAAAATTACCGTGGAAGATGTGTTAAATTCTCCCATTGTAGCCCATCCATTGCGAGCACTTGATTGTTGTCTCATGAGTGTGGGAGCATCCTGTGTCATCCTGGCTGATGAGAAAACTGCCTATGAGCTCACAGATAACCCGCTCCTGCTCTATTCATCTGCTGGTTCACATACCCTGCGTGTTGCTGACCGCCGCGATATGGATATTCCATTATTACCCAATGAAAGTCCTGATCAATACAAAGATCTGGGTGTTCGTTTTCCAGGTGGTGACAGGTATCCTGGTTTTACGGGGTTTCTCGCTGCACGCATGGCAGCCTACTATGCTTATGGTATGGCTGGTATTGTGGATCCTACAGAAGATCTTGATCTTGTGGAATTGCATGATGCATTTACCATTAGTGATATTCAGACGTATGAGGATATCGGTATCCGTCCTTATGGTGAGGGGCGTACCTATGTGGAATCTGGTGACTGCTATCATACCAATCC
The Candidatus Neomarinimicrobiota bacterium DNA segment above includes these coding regions:
- a CDS encoding thiolase domain-containing protein (Catalyzes the synthesis of acetoacetyl coenzyme A from two molecules of acetyl coenzyme A. It can also act as a thiolase, catalyzing the reverse reaction and generating two-carbon units from the four-carbon product of fatty acid oxidation) is translated as MIKFSKQQLKIPQMSKPVYLVTGGMSKFDRAIPEKRTEELVIDAFLEAAEFIKKSPEELKAYIHSCYYGHFADHFGDQLLGEAVIHDRLGLDPLGNVGIKTGGATGGSTIWEAYKAVASGYSDTVLAMGWERMDEVPTDEGNHYIASAADKDWETPLGHIYTGYYAVMAQKYWQVFGKEEESFRRTLAEIAVKNKGYARMNPHAQSPMKITVEDVLNSPIVAHPLRALDCCLMSVGASCVILADEKTAYELTDNPLLLYSSAGSHTLRVADRRDMDIPLLPNESPDQYKDLGVRFPGGDRYPGFTGFLAARMAAYYAYGMAGIVDPTEDLDLVELHDAFTISDIQTYEDIGIRPYGEGRTYVESGDCYHTNPFTGQPGKLPANLSGGLIGCMHAVGATGIMQVIEVAQHIWGRWSEMHADEAKWKRFNRVKPADWTDLQVKGAKRGMAISHAGVGSHVTATVLVHPEHQLKGRG